The Caulobacter sp. FWC26 genome contains a region encoding:
- a CDS encoding PhzF family phenazine biosynthesis protein, whose product MRQWTIDAFASAPFKGNPACVLEPLEAWPADGWLQALAAENNQAETAYLLKTADPARYGLRWFTPTLEVPLCGHATLAAAHALFAELGVDVPLLTFDTLSGPLTVRRADGGLEMDFPADPPHQVAAPEGLADALGVTPREVWAGAYLVAVLEDEATVRALRPDFSALKAIGGETSGGAGQVVVVARADPGAPYAVVSRFFAPGFGIPEDPTTGSAHCILSPLYGDKLNAGVLKFHQAYPGRGGDLECERRGARVLLRGRGVTVLESRLRLEPGSL is encoded by the coding sequence ATGCGGCAGTGGACCATCGACGCCTTCGCCAGCGCGCCCTTCAAGGGCAATCCCGCCTGTGTGCTCGAGCCGCTCGAGGCATGGCCCGCTGACGGCTGGCTGCAGGCTCTCGCGGCCGAGAACAACCAGGCCGAGACCGCCTATCTGCTGAAGACCGCCGACCCGGCGCGTTATGGTCTGCGCTGGTTCACCCCGACACTGGAAGTCCCGCTTTGCGGTCACGCCACGCTGGCGGCGGCGCATGCGCTGTTCGCCGAACTGGGCGTCGACGTGCCCTTGCTGACCTTCGATACGCTTTCGGGGCCATTGACGGTTCGGCGGGCGGACGGCGGGCTGGAGATGGATTTCCCGGCCGATCCGCCCCACCAGGTTGCAGCGCCCGAGGGCTTGGCCGACGCCCTCGGCGTCACCCCGCGCGAGGTGTGGGCCGGCGCCTATCTGGTCGCGGTTCTGGAGGACGAGGCCACGGTCCGGGCCCTGCGTCCCGATTTTTCAGCCTTGAAAGCGATTGGCGGTGAGACCAGCGGCGGCGCCGGGCAGGTCGTGGTGGTCGCGCGGGCCGATCCCGGAGCGCCCTACGCCGTGGTCAGTCGCTTCTTCGCGCCGGGCTTTGGCATTCCCGAAGATCCGACCACCGGCTCGGCGCACTGCATTCTGTCGCCGCTCTATGGCGACAAGCTGAACGCAGGGGTCCTCAAGTTTCATCAGGCCTACCCCGGCCGGGGCGGTGACCTGGAATGCGAACGCCGCGGCGCGCGCGTTTTGTTGCGCGGCCGCGGCGTGACGGTGCTGGAGAGCCGGCTCCGGCTGGAGCCGGGCTCCTTATAG
- a CDS encoding nucleotidyltransferase family protein, with protein sequence MTTNLEDRFIEIVRGVPTTMRVLETVRALDLPDWMVFSGAVYQPVWNQLTGRAPDYGIKDYDVAYHDDSDTSYEAEDVVIKRVAAAFEPPLRDLVEVRNQARVHLWFNKKFGADEPYPPLENSAAALKRFVATAFCVGVRLEPDDRLSVWAPFGLEDLFALRLRPNPLRVKGAGGWERTTASAKARWPEISIEP encoded by the coding sequence ATGACCACGAACCTTGAAGATCGCTTCATCGAGATCGTGCGCGGTGTTCCGACGACGATGCGCGTGCTGGAGACTGTTCGCGCGCTCGACCTGCCCGACTGGATGGTCTTTTCGGGCGCGGTCTACCAGCCGGTCTGGAACCAGCTGACGGGCCGCGCGCCCGACTATGGCATCAAGGATTACGACGTCGCCTATCACGACGACAGTGACACCTCCTACGAGGCCGAGGACGTCGTCATCAAGCGCGTCGCTGCGGCCTTCGAACCGCCGTTGCGCGACCTTGTCGAGGTTCGCAACCAGGCGCGGGTGCATCTCTGGTTCAACAAGAAGTTCGGCGCCGACGAGCCCTACCCGCCGCTGGAGAACAGCGCCGCGGCCTTGAAGCGCTTTGTCGCCACGGCCTTCTGCGTCGGGGTGCGGCTCGAGCCCGACGACCGTCTGAGCGTCTGGGCGCCGTTCGGGCTGGAGGATCTGTTCGCGCTTCGCCTGCGACCGAACCCCCTGCGGGTGAAAGGGGCGGGCGGCTGGGAGCGGACCACGGCCTCGGCCAAGGCGCGCTGGCCGGAAATCTCGATCGAGCCCTGA
- the thiD gene encoding bifunctional hydroxymethylpyrimidine kinase/phosphomethylpyrimidine kinase produces the protein MSQAPKGRVLVIAGSDSGGGAGIQADIKTITALGGYAATAITAVTVQNTLGVTGVHPIPLDVIAAQARAVLDDIGADAIKTGMLGDAAVVETVAQCLDHAGGVPAVVDPVMVAKGGAPLLAEAAIGAVKSLMIPRAALLTPNAPEAAALTGLGVETTDDLRRAGEVLLAMGAQAVLMKGGHVAGDRVVDILMTAAGETTFEGERIDTRHTHGTGCTLASACAAGLARGLRLEDAVAQAWNYVHEAMLRAPGLGAGHGPLDHGWTLRA, from the coding sequence ATGTCACAAGCGCCCAAAGGCCGTGTTCTCGTCATCGCTGGTTCGGATTCCGGCGGGGGGGCGGGGATTCAGGCCGACATCAAGACCATCACCGCCCTGGGGGGCTATGCGGCCACGGCGATCACCGCCGTGACGGTGCAGAACACGCTGGGGGTCACCGGTGTTCACCCCATTCCCCTGGACGTGATCGCGGCGCAGGCCAGGGCGGTGCTGGACGATATTGGCGCGGACGCGATCAAGACCGGCATGCTGGGCGACGCGGCAGTGGTCGAGACCGTGGCGCAATGCCTTGATCATGCCGGCGGCGTCCCGGCGGTGGTGGACCCGGTCATGGTCGCCAAGGGCGGCGCGCCCCTGCTGGCCGAGGCGGCGATCGGCGCGGTCAAGAGCCTGATGATCCCGCGCGCGGCCCTGCTGACCCCCAACGCGCCCGAGGCGGCCGCGCTGACCGGTCTTGGCGTCGAGACCACGGACGATCTGCGCCGGGCCGGCGAGGTCCTGCTGGCGATGGGCGCCCAGGCGGTGCTGATGAAGGGCGGCCACGTCGCCGGCGACCGGGTGGTCGACATCCTGATGACCGCGGCGGGCGAGACCACGTTCGAGGGCGAACGCATCGACACTCGCCACACGCATGGCACCGGCTGCACCCTGGCCTCGGCCTGCGCGGCGGGCCTGGCGCGCGGCCTGCGCCTGGAGGACGCGGTCGCCCAGGCCTGGAACTATGTTCACGAGGCCATGCTGCGAGCGCCGGGGCTGGGCGCTGGCCATGGACCGCTCGACCACGGCTGGACGCTGCGGGCATGA
- the folP gene encoding dihydropteroate synthase, which translates to MTAPTRPRVMGIVNVTPDSFSDGGQFLSAADGVEHARRLIAQGADILDIGGESTRPGAAPVSEFDEILRVVPLIEAIRKASDIPISIDTMKPGVARAAIKAGATIWNDVTALRFSPEAPEVAADLGCEVVLMHMLGQPGTMQDAPRYDDVVAEVEAFLLARAFTAMAAGVAREKIWLDPGIGFGKTLEHNLALLAALPRFVDLGYPILLGASRKRFIAGVDPSANAASDRLGGSIAAHLAGAQAGVAAVRVHDVRETVQALDVLAAIRDRTA; encoded by the coding sequence ATGACCGCGCCAACTCGCCCTCGTGTCATGGGCATCGTCAATGTCACGCCCGACAGCTTTTCGGACGGCGGCCAGTTCCTGTCGGCCGCCGACGGGGTCGAGCATGCGCGACGGCTGATCGCGCAGGGCGCGGACATCCTGGACATCGGCGGCGAGAGCACCCGGCCGGGCGCGGCGCCGGTCTCGGAGTTCGATGAGATCCTGCGGGTGGTCCCGCTGATCGAGGCGATCCGCAAGGCCAGCGACATCCCGATCTCGATCGACACCATGAAGCCCGGCGTGGCCCGCGCGGCGATCAAGGCCGGGGCGACGATCTGGAACGACGTGACCGCGCTGCGCTTCTCGCCGGAGGCGCCGGAGGTCGCCGCCGACCTGGGGTGCGAGGTGGTGCTGATGCATATGCTGGGCCAGCCCGGCACGATGCAGGACGCGCCCCGCTATGACGACGTGGTCGCCGAGGTCGAGGCGTTTCTCTTGGCCCGCGCGTTCACGGCGATGGCGGCCGGCGTGGCGCGCGAGAAGATCTGGTTGGATCCCGGCATCGGCTTTGGCAAAACGCTGGAGCATAATCTGGCCCTGCTGGCCGCCCTGCCGCGCTTCGTCGACCTCGGTTATCCGATCCTGCTGGGCGCCAGCCGCAAGCGCTTCATCGCCGGCGTCGACCCCTCGGCTAATGCGGCGAGCGATCGCCTGGGCGGGTCGATCGCCGCGCATCTGGCGGGCGCCCAGGCCGGCGTCGCGGCCGTGCGGGTTCACGACGTGCGCGAGACGGTCCAGGCGCTGGACGTCCTGGCGGCGATCCGTGATCGCACGGCATAA
- the ftsH gene encoding ATP-dependent zinc metalloprotease FtsH, producing MNFRNLAIWLVIVAVLGGVFVVSQNSRTKSGGEISYSQLLKDVDAGKIKSAEIAGQTVLAKTADNKTLTVNAPMNSEELVNRMVAKNADVKFKSGSISFLAILVQLLPILLVVGVWLFFMRQMQGGAKGAMGFGKSKARLLTENKNRITFEDVAGVDEAKEELQEVVDFLKDPAKFQRLGGKIPKGALLVGPPGTGKTLIARAVAGEAGVPFFTISGSDFVEMFVGVGASRVRDMFEQAKKNAPCIIFIDEIDAVGRHRGAGLGGGNDEREQTLNQLLVEMDGFEANEGIILIAATNRPDVLDPALLRPGRFDRQVVVPNPDVAGREKIIRVHMKNVPLAADVDVKTLARGTPGFSGADLANLVNEAALMAARKNRRMVTMQDFEQAKDKVMMGAERRSMAMNEEEKRLTAYHEGGHAIVALNVPLADPVHKATIVPRGRALGMVMQLPEGDRYSMKYQQMTSRLAIMMGGRVAEELIFGKENITSGASSDIKAATDLARNMVTRWGYSDVLGTVAYGDNQDEVFLGHSVARTQNVSEETARLIDSEVKRLVQYGLDEARRILTEKIDDLHTLGKALLEYETLSGEEIAGVLKGVPPKREEEEAATAVIAPSLVPLSPSAGASVTA from the coding sequence ATGAATTTCAGAAACCTGGCCATCTGGCTGGTGATCGTGGCGGTGCTGGGCGGCGTGTTCGTCGTCAGCCAGAACTCGCGCACGAAAAGCGGCGGTGAAATCAGCTATTCTCAGCTGCTCAAGGATGTCGACGCCGGCAAGATCAAGTCGGCCGAGATCGCCGGCCAGACGGTGCTGGCCAAGACCGCCGACAACAAGACCCTGACGGTCAACGCGCCGATGAACTCCGAGGAACTGGTCAACCGCATGGTGGCCAAGAACGCGGACGTGAAGTTCAAGAGCGGCTCGATCAGCTTCCTGGCCATCCTGGTCCAGCTGCTGCCGATCCTGCTGGTCGTCGGCGTCTGGCTGTTCTTCATGCGCCAGATGCAGGGCGGGGCGAAGGGCGCCATGGGCTTTGGCAAGTCCAAGGCCCGGCTGCTGACCGAGAACAAGAACCGCATCACCTTCGAGGATGTCGCCGGCGTCGACGAGGCCAAGGAAGAACTGCAGGAGGTCGTCGACTTCCTGAAGGACCCGGCCAAGTTCCAGCGCCTGGGCGGCAAGATCCCCAAGGGCGCCCTGCTGGTCGGCCCTCCTGGTACGGGTAAGACCCTGATCGCCCGCGCCGTCGCGGGTGAAGCGGGCGTGCCGTTCTTCACCATCTCCGGTTCGGACTTCGTCGAAATGTTCGTCGGCGTCGGCGCCAGCCGCGTGCGCGACATGTTCGAGCAGGCCAAGAAGAACGCCCCCTGCATCATCTTCATCGACGAAATCGACGCTGTCGGTCGCCATCGCGGCGCGGGCCTGGGCGGCGGCAACGACGAGCGCGAGCAGACCCTGAACCAGCTGCTGGTCGAGATGGACGGCTTCGAGGCCAATGAAGGCATCATCCTGATCGCCGCCACCAACCGTCCCGACGTTCTGGACCCGGCCCTGCTGCGTCCGGGCCGCTTCGACCGTCAGGTCGTGGTGCCGAACCCGGATGTCGCCGGTCGCGAGAAGATCATCCGCGTGCACATGAAGAACGTGCCGCTGGCCGCCGACGTCGACGTCAAGACCCTGGCGCGCGGCACCCCGGGCTTCTCGGGCGCGGATCTGGCCAACCTCGTCAACGAAGCCGCCCTGATGGCCGCCCGCAAGAACCGCCGCATGGTCACCATGCAGGACTTCGAGCAGGCCAAGGACAAGGTCATGATGGGCGCCGAGCGCCGTTCGATGGCCATGAACGAAGAAGAGAAGAGGCTGACGGCCTATCACGAGGGCGGCCACGCCATCGTGGCGCTGAACGTCCCGCTGGCCGACCCGGTGCACAAGGCCACCATCGTCCCGCGCGGCCGGGCTCTCGGCATGGTCATGCAGTTGCCGGAAGGCGACCGCTACTCGATGAAGTACCAGCAGATGACCAGCCGTCTGGCTATCATGATGGGCGGCCGTGTGGCCGAGGAGCTGATCTTCGGCAAGGAGAACATCACCTCTGGCGCCAGCAGCGACATCAAGGCCGCCACCGATCTGGCGCGCAACATGGTCACCCGCTGGGGCTATTCCGACGTGCTGGGCACGGTGGCCTATGGCGATAACCAGGACGAGGTGTTCCTGGGCCACTCGGTCGCCCGCACCCAGAACGTTTCGGAAGAGACCGCCCGCCTGATCGACAGCGAGGTCAAGCGTCTGGTGCAGTACGGCCTCGACGAGGCCCGCCGCATCTTGACCGAGAAGATCGACGATCTGCACACCCTGGGCAAGGCGCTGCTGGAATACGAGACCCTCTCGGGCGAGGAGATCGCCGGCGTGCTGAAGGGCGTTCCGCCCAAGCGCGAGGAAGAGGAAGCGGCTACGGCCGTCATCGCGCCGTCGCTGGTGCCGTTGTCGCCGAGCGCGGGCGCCAGCGTCACCGCCTGA
- the tilS gene encoding tRNA lysidine(34) synthetase TilS: MREGIVEVLDRRLDRASTAPLAVGFSGGGDSLFLLKAVLNWAQGRPVLALVVDHQLHPDSARWTAEAVAKAEALGARAKALAWTGAKPTTGLPAAARRARHALLATAAREAGARVLLLGHTASDLAEGVAMRAEGSSVSNPREWAPSPVWPEGRGVMVLRPLLSLTRTDIRERLAAEGDTWLDDPANLDPRYARARARARGTGAPSPVDSEPVPPPRVTVDAAGAIRLTREAAPIHLAAALLCAGGTERPPRGERLTRLVERLRSGERFTATLAGARIEATAELLICRDAGEIARGGLARLDLAPRETGVWDGRWEITAGDVPVTVAPLKGRASTLTAGQRARLSEIPAAARPSLPLLLERDGADTGSLALDVPERAVEGGAGARALVLDRFKAAIGLFDQESVT, encoded by the coding sequence ATGCGAGAGGGGATTGTTGAGGTCCTCGACCGCCGCCTGGATAGGGCGTCGACCGCGCCGCTGGCCGTTGGCTTTTCCGGCGGCGGCGACTCCCTGTTCCTGCTGAAGGCGGTGCTGAACTGGGCGCAGGGCCGGCCTGTCCTGGCGCTCGTCGTCGATCACCAGTTGCACCCCGACAGCGCCCGCTGGACGGCCGAGGCCGTCGCCAAGGCTGAGGCCTTGGGCGCCAGGGCGAAGGCCCTGGCCTGGACCGGCGCGAAGCCGACGACGGGGCTGCCGGCCGCCGCCCGGCGCGCCCGCCACGCGCTGTTGGCGACCGCCGCCCGGGAGGCCGGCGCCCGTGTCCTGCTCTTGGGCCACACCGCCAGCGATCTGGCCGAAGGCGTGGCGATGCGCGCGGAGGGCTCATCGGTCTCCAATCCTCGGGAATGGGCGCCGTCGCCCGTGTGGCCCGAGGGGCGCGGCGTGATGGTGCTTCGTCCGCTGCTGTCCCTCACGCGCACGGACATTCGAGAGCGCCTGGCGGCCGAGGGCGATACCTGGCTGGACGATCCCGCCAATCTGGACCCGCGCTATGCCCGCGCTCGCGCCCGCGCGCGGGGGACCGGCGCGCCGTCACCGGTCGATAGCGAGCCCGTTCCGCCGCCGCGCGTCACCGTCGACGCCGCCGGCGCGATCCGGCTGACCCGCGAAGCAGCGCCGATCCACCTGGCGGCGGCCTTGCTCTGCGCCGGCGGAACCGAGCGTCCGCCGAGGGGGGAGCGCCTGACGCGGCTGGTCGAGCGATTGCGCTCGGGCGAGCGCTTCACCGCGACCCTTGCAGGCGCGCGTATCGAAGCGACAGCGGAGCTTCTGATCTGCCGCGACGCCGGCGAGATCGCGCGCGGCGGTCTTGCGCGGCTGGATCTGGCGCCCCGCGAGACCGGCGTGTGGGACGGCCGCTGGGAGATCACGGCCGGCGATGTCCCGGTGACGGTGGCGCCGCTGAAGGGGCGGGCGTCGACCCTGACCGCCGGGCAGCGCGCGCGACTCTCCGAGATCCCGGCGGCGGCCCGGCCGTCCTTGCCCCTGCTGCTGGAGCGAGACGGGGCGGATACGGGGTCCCTCGCGCTTGACGTCCCCGAGCGTGCGGTCGAAGGAGGAGCCGGCGCGCGCGCCCTGGTTCTGGATCGGTTCAAGGCCGCCATTGGCCTTTTCGACCAAGAATCCGTGACCTGA
- the ybgF gene encoding tol-pal system protein YbgF, which yields MTLKSALLAVLFASTAAVAAAQTPLPPADPLDDRSAKRVERMEKVVRELRAIVFQGRDTGKPVVVQPAETDAQIAALNDRVSDLEQTLTRLNGQNEAVTFELTKAQRTAADQKARADSLEQRLAAVERTLADLQAASTVQASSAGAGDLPPPPAPPADPAVAFKQAKDLLLAGDYANAEQAFAAYVNNYPDSAKAPEARYWLGETQFVREAYTDAAGNYIGAIRGWPQTSWAPDATLKLARSMVALKKTAEACRTLDELSKRYPKAPAQVNARATSTRVAAKCS from the coding sequence ATGACGCTGAAATCCGCCCTGCTCGCCGTCCTGTTCGCCTCCACCGCCGCCGTCGCGGCGGCCCAGACCCCGCTGCCGCCCGCCGACCCGCTGGACGACCGCTCGGCCAAGCGCGTGGAGCGGATGGAAAAGGTCGTGCGCGAACTGCGCGCGATCGTGTTCCAGGGGCGCGACACCGGAAAGCCCGTCGTCGTGCAGCCGGCCGAGACCGACGCGCAGATCGCGGCGCTGAATGATCGCGTCTCCGATCTGGAACAGACGCTCACCCGTCTGAACGGCCAGAACGAGGCCGTGACCTTCGAACTGACCAAGGCCCAGCGCACCGCCGCCGATCAAAAGGCGCGGGCGGACTCGCTGGAGCAGCGTCTGGCGGCGGTCGAACGCACCCTGGCCGACCTGCAGGCCGCCTCGACCGTCCAGGCGTCGAGCGCCGGCGCGGGCGACCTCCCGCCGCCTCCCGCGCCCCCGGCTGACCCGGCCGTGGCCTTCAAGCAGGCCAAGGATCTGCTGCTGGCGGGCGACTACGCCAACGCCGAACAGGCTTTCGCGGCCTATGTGAACAACTATCCAGACAGCGCCAAGGCGCCGGAAGCCCGCTATTGGCTGGGCGAGACGCAGTTCGTGCGCGAGGCCTACACCGACGCCGCCGGCAACTATATCGGCGCGATCCGGGGTTGGCCCCAGACCAGCTGGGCGCCGGACGCGACGCTCAAGCTCGCCCGCTCGATGGTGGCGCTGAAGAAGACGGCCGAGGCGTGTCGCACCCTGGACGAGCTGTCCAAGCGCTATCCCAAGGCCCCGGCCCAGGTGAACGCGCGGGCGACGTCCACCCGCGTCGCGGCCAAGTGTTCCTAG
- the pal gene encoding peptidoglycan-associated lipoprotein Pal: MRRNWMSFDTQRAVRLALVGLAAASLAACASRPKPQPVTPPAQPQPTQPTPYTPPAQPPVTSGILPGSVQDFVVNIGDRVYFDTDEYVIRADAQPVLAGQAQWLNRYPGVRVRIEGNADERGTREYNLALGARRANAVRDFLIAQGVSGARIETISFGKERPIDPGSSEEAWAKNRNGRTAITDGAR, from the coding sequence TTGAGGAGAAACTGGATGAGCTTCGACACCCAGCGCGCCGTTAGACTGGCGCTCGTCGGCTTGGCCGCCGCCTCGCTCGCCGCCTGCGCTTCGCGTCCGAAGCCCCAGCCCGTCACCCCGCCGGCGCAGCCGCAGCCCACGCAGCCGACCCCCTACACGCCGCCGGCCCAGCCGCCGGTGACCAGCGGCATTCTGCCGGGCTCGGTGCAGGACTTCGTCGTCAATATCGGCGACCGGGTCTATTTCGACACCGACGAGTACGTGATCCGCGCCGACGCCCAGCCGGTTCTGGCCGGTCAGGCCCAGTGGCTGAACCGCTATCCGGGCGTTCGCGTCCGCATCGAAGGCAACGCCGACGAACGCGGCACGCGCGAGTACAACCTGGCGCTCGGCGCTCGCCGCGCCAACGCCGTGCGTGACTTCCTGATCGCCCAGGGCGTTTCGGGCGCGCGGATCGAGACCATCTCGTTCGGCAAGGAACGTCCGATCGATCCGGGTTCGAGCGAAGAGGCCTGGGCCAAGAACCGGAACGGCCGCACGGCCATCACGGACGGCGCTCGCTAA